CTATGGTGAAGGCGAAGAAATCGTATCGTTAAATCTTTTACGAAGCTTATTTAACAATAATAAAGAGAAAGAGAACCACCATAGTTATGCTTTTGAGATATTACTTGCTTCCAAGATATGTGGAGCGCGATCGGATCTCATCGAAGAAGGAATCACATACCTTCGAAAGTTACTTACGACATTCGAAGGAAATTGCGACGAAATGATTAGTGACGCTAAGTTCTTACTTGGAGTCTCACTTTCCGCAAAATCAAGAACTTCTAGTTTGGATTCGGAGAGGATATCGACACAAATGGAAGCGCTAACCGCGCTTGAATCGGCACACAAAACGATGAAACACGAAGACGCTAATGTTTTGTATAATCTTAGCCTTGAGTATGCAGAAAATAGGAAGTTAGATATTGCTCTTTACCATGCTAAACAGCTAGTGAAAATTGAGGCTGGTGCTAGTGTAAAGGGATGGATTCTTTTAGCGCGTATTTTATCCGCTCAGAAACAATATTCTGATGCGGAAAATATAATCGATGCTGCATTAGATGAAACGGGGAAGTGGGATCATGGTGAGCTTTTAAGAACAAAAGCAAAGTTACAGATTGCACAAGGTGATTTGAAGAGCGCTATAGAGACCTATACTCGGCTCCTCGCAGTTCTTCAAGTTCAAAACAAGAGCTTTGGTCTTCATAAAAAACTGTCAAAGGTAGTATAAATTTATTTATTGtataattttgtatataaaatggCCCATAAATttattttcttgtttaatttttCGTAATTTGGTTAGCTAAATCAAGATTACGGTTTTACCCTTTTTTCAGAAGGCGAGTGACAAAGAACGAGGGCTAGAAATGGAAACATGGCATGATCTTGCAAATGTGTACACTAGTTTGTCGCAATGGCGCGATGCTGAGGTGTGCTTGTTGAAATCTAAGGCCATCGATCCTCATTCGGCTTCCAGGTGGCATGCCACAGGTACCGATTATCCAATTATCCGATCATCCAATTATCCAAACGCTAATTATGCAAATTACTTAAAGATCATTCTTTGAACATTCTAGGCTTACTTCATCAAGCGAAAGGTCAACGGGAAGAAGCGTTGACTTTATTTGAGAAGGCGTTAGATGTTGATCCAAACCATGTTCCTAGCCTAATATCAACCGCCATTGTTCTTAGAGAACTCAATGACCGATCACTTCCGGTTGCGAAAAGCTTTATAACCGATGCGCTAAGGCTTGACAGGACAAACCCGCGTGCATGGTTCAATCTTGGTCTGGTTCACAAGGCTGGGCATGGTTCATCGGCTCTAGAAGCAGCTGAATGTTTTGAGGCTGCAATCATGCTAGAAGAATCCGAACCGGTTGAACCTTTCAGATGAAGCCTGGTTCAGAATCTAAATCTCAACATTGGTCAATGATTTAACATTTTGTTTTACCACAAGATGATAGATAGCTTGTTTAGTTTATGATGTAATAGGTATACCTAGTAAAGGCTTGCCATAATTGTGTATGATAtagtatttattttattttgatattGTATATGTAAATTATTATGTCCATGATTAATTTATTTGGTTTTTGTCAATGCTTCAAGCTAAGAGAGGTGTTTGGATGTAATGTTTTGAAAGCGATATATTTGTTGTTTgaagtttaaaattttttttattattcatAAAAATAATACATGTTCTTATGAAGAAAGGATACTCATGTCAAACGAGAGTATAAGCTCATAGTAGGAACACATTAGCTATTATTCGAACTCTTGGATACTCTTTggcgaaacacacacacacattagcAAATTGTTGTATTGAGCTTGTTATCTTCCGAAGTTGTATTAGGAtcatttggtgatcggtagtttccatcacccgaggttttttatgcgggagaccattcattgatcaagggctttttcctcgtataaatccttgtgttcatcATTGACAACATTTCATACTAGTTCATACATTCATTCATCAAACTAAGCACTCAACCTcacaaaaatcagatttggttacattatccttgttgtgatttttgaccaaaacagtttggcgcccaccgtggggcaattggtgcttcaactCTGAaaagtttgttcatttcattcatttctgTGCATTACCatcaaccacatggcttctcaggGAAAAACTACTTTGAGTTCCATGTCGTCGGTCACTTCATCACAGGGCATTCCACCGTTGCCTCCTGCTCCCCCTGCATTCCAGAAGAATGCTAAGAATGCTACGAAGAAGACAacccccattttcacaaaaccaactgttgtttcttcctctacaccTACTAACAGTGATCTTTatactttaattttgcagataaGAGGATACATGCaacagcaggatgaaactaatggaAGGATCCTTCGTGAAATTGATGAAATCAAGAAACTGAAGAAATCAGCGGAGGATCActccccattgatgcccagatcaTTGGATTTCACTACTCCACCATCAACAATCCAGCATTCCAAAGCATCAAGTGTTCAATATCAAGGATCATCAAGTGTTCAGTATCAAGGATCATCAAGCTTGCGAAAGGTCAACGGGAAGAAGCTCTGACTTTATTTGAGAAGGCGTTAGATCTTGATCCAAACCATGTTCCTAGCCTAATATCAACCGCCATTGTTTTTGAGAACTCAATGATCGATCACTTCCGGTTGCTAAAAGCTTTATAACCAATGCGCTAAGGCTTGACAGGACAAACCCGCGTGCATGGTTCAATCTTGGTCTGGTTCACAAGGCTGGGCATGGTTCATCGGCTCTAGAAGCCGCTGAATGTTTTGAGGCTGCAATCATGCTAGAAGAATCTGAACCGGTTGAACCTTTCAGATGAAGCCTGGTTCAGAATCTAAATCTCAACATTGATCAATGATTTGACATTTTGTTTTACCACAAGATGATAGATAGTTTGTTTAGTTTATGATGTAATAGGTATACCTAGTAAAGGCTTGCCACAATTGTGTAtgatgtttattttatttttgatattTGTATATGTATATTATTATGTCCATGATTAATTTATTTGGTTTTTGTCAATGCTTAAAGCTAAGAGGGGTGTTTGGCTGTAATGTTTTGAAAGCGATATATTTGTTGTTTGAAGTTTAGAGAAATTTTTATTATTCATGAAAATAATACATGTTCTTATGAAGAAAGGATACTCATGTCAAACGAGAGTATAAGCTCATAATAGGAACACACAGCTATTATTCGAACTCTTGCATACTCTTTGGCGAAACACACACACATTAGCAAATCGTTGTATTGAGCTTgtggtagaggatcctgtacattaatctaaaagtgtgagaagggtgagaaatattgtggtgATGATATGTGTCCTCAATCTAAATTAGTttaaaagggtaaacaagtaatttttttattgatttaattaattgataaccTTCCATAACCGCCACCCTTAATTATAGGAATACGAATTAAGAATTAATCTACGAATGTGTGTCATCTCGttcagaactgtatagtgttatattttttatatagtgttacatagtgttatatggtgttatatagtgtttttttggtgttatatagtgttatgatggatgtatagtgttatatggtgttatatagtgttatttagagttatatagtgttatatagtgttatagtgttatatttgtctgatagcatgtctatgatggatgtatagtgttgtatattgttatatagtgttatatagtgttccatagtgttatatggttttatatggtgttacatagtgttatacggtgttatatggtattatatagtgttatatgattgatgtatagtgttatatatttcttGTAGCAGTGACATATTTCTGGATTTTTTAGAATGTCTGAATTTTAAAATAAGTTTAAAATTGAATCGCTAGATTTTAGGAgtgaatcgctagaatttaggagaggttacctaatttgaaacatatacaaagacactattacccctacaattttcaaatcagtccaaataattaaaacacaatttataatttggtccctattgatctcacccattagatcaaagatctaatggtttaaaacacttcttgcacttcttacacttttgaattaatgtacactatccctacccttGAGCTTGTTATCTTCCGAAGTTGAACTAGAATCATTGTTATTGTTTTGCTATacatttggtgatcggtagtttccatcacccgatgttttttatgccggagatcattcattgatcaagggctttttcctcgtataaatccttgtgttcatcATTGACAAAATTTCATACTAGTTCATACATTCATTCATCAAACTAAGCACTCAACCTcacaaaaatcagatttggttacattatccttattgtgatttttgaccaaaacagtttggcgcccaccgtggggcaattggtgcttcaactCTGAAAAGTTTGTACATTTCATTCATTTCTGTGCATTACCATTaaccacatggcttctcaggGAAAAACTACTTCGAGTTCCATGTcggcggtcacttcatcacaggGCATTCCACCGTTGCCTCCTGTTCCCCCTGCATTCCAAAAGAATGCTAAGAATACTCCAAAGAAGACAacccccattttcacaaaaccaactgcTATTTCTTCCTCTACACCTACTAacagtgtaacaccccgtgttttcgaatgtcaaagtcaaagtcaaagtccaagtcgagtttgacttctttgactgtaactAGTCTATTCTATGCTTtaaattgtattatgtggagtaagtgttgttaatcaaagaAATCGAGGTAATCCAATGTTTAACCGACCcgaaacgatttacgactgtgaatagtaggaagtaacaatgcgataaagttaaccaatcaataatcaagctaatcgcaTCATCagtcgaactcgaaactcgaattatgcgaatttggtgttattatacgtgtgtgtgtgccttatgtgttacctgtgcgtgtttacctgatgctatgtgtggtgatcaatcgaatcgaaactcgaaactcaatcgaactcaatcgaaatcgaaatcgaatatggaatgtagatgcttgtatgtagatatagtggttgggattaaaagtaatttgaataggaaacgctatcgtactcgtatcgtcttcaatcgaaatcgaaatatcaaaaatcgtcgcaccgaacactcgaaacaggctgtggatcgatcaggctcctagtcgatcgaacagcccagccgatcggacagactgtccgatcgaacaggctgtccgatcgggatgcctggccgatcggccagccctttcctctttgggaagcctataaataggcctgtcattgtcattctttccacttttggaaaccctctgaccgaccagcttgtgctccccttcttttctcagatttcttccgatttcggtaagttttcatcctaaatcttgtactttcttgatcaatacacactcctacacctttctatctttcaaatattgatttctaaccgtgaaatcatcaagatctaagcattctaggatgatgtcatcatggtgttcttcaagaacttcatgttttggcctcaatccaccaagaatcacttggatctagctgatttccacataaaaacactaagatctatcacagatctaaacatttacatagtgtgaaggattgaaagatggattttccaactttctttcaactctcttacactcaatgccttcaaaccggtagaaacggagcttgagccaactcactaatcattctaaggGTCaaatggttcaagattcggattctatctacgagattcaccgatttcgggttaaactataaactccgttccgaaccgttcaccggccggacttgggtgattcctgtccgagcaggggaaacaagtaagaacgaaggtgccatggttAAACTCATTGTCAAAGTatctcaatataacgtcaaacaatcagaacagccaagtgttagatgaacaggccgactaggtcaggatgctgaccaatcgaacaggctgttcgaacaaacagcccaaccgatcggacatgtcagccgatcgaccaggccagccgatcggctagcacatggccccacactttaacaatttcatgatgtatagtattgaacgaagtgatgttcgatcgaacgagctgttcgataacattactcatcggatcatgagatactatgcttcaacccttaatcgatttttcaactcgttcgacgtattggagtgccacccgatcgaacatgctgttcgatccggtgacatccagctgaggacttactaccgaagtgtctaaccgatcggttaagccggccgatcgaacggcccgttcgatcgatcgacctgaaagttAAGAATACTCCAATGTTCTtgaatactacaacgaaaacttcaaaaggacaagccatcatacacaaacacatcctactcaaaggaagaaacaatccactcaaacagtccaaccgatcgagcctaccggccgatcgaacaggctgtccgaacggactgtccaaccGAATGAGCAACCTGTTCGACCGAACCTACAGTTCGACCGACCAGGATGTTCGACCCATCATCGCTTGTCTccattttacgcgttactcatcgttatgctatcgaactattcaggctaaccctactctcaagcgctcccttcaatccatcaatcaatcgctgtgagtatactcgaaccctttttgctttagcacttttaggtgttgcatacgttacttatcaaaaatcacaatcgaacacactactcaattatttaaatGCTAACCGTTcggcatgtattacgtgactaaatgaatgcttgttgttgtgtttacacgtggaatgctgtctacctcccttaacgacgtagtactatagtttggactcagcacccgttcacacgggggttgttaaggacaattacttgcatgaattaccgtggtaatcatgtattgcgaactgtctcggacagtcaacccgcagtcattggtatcgatagatccatgtcgataattaacatgcttcgttttcctctgtgtacgtgctggttatgcgtaaactatttcgaactccatatgctattatcaaacttgtatgctcacctttacattttatgtattgactttattttaacgtatgtgacaggcaattaggatgcttatctgctaggaaggcaagctaggaataagcgtctagagcatagttgtctgtagatcttgcagatcgagtctctagaggcatttgaactatatttatatttttatttaaatctgagttgtcggaacagtataattgactagatgcttatctgtaataacttgttttattatttgggatacgttatgggacgtattatttgaactaaatagtaatgatagttgttgtggaaacttctgaacaatctgtttcgctcagtgccatgccccgatgattccgccatcggttggggtgtgacagattggtatcagagccataactatagggaattaggctagacacgacctagtccgggtcgctgtcttagagacctagactatagttaggaaccaacagaccaagcttatgtgctatattctaatattctacgctatcactgcactcgaattttcaaatagagtcaagcgatttagtcgagattaggtgtgaaagccgcaaacgcTTGACTAAATTGTTTggtcaatgctgattttatcaatttatcaatgatttcctcattattttcgataacgaacgaggagaattataccaaatcaggagtgaaatccatattttgatgaataatctcctcaattttactaaaacaaggaagaagttgctaagctaggggtgaaaccctaaccttgacaaatGGTTCCGGAtcttttttatttatctcaccaaagcctcgacggactccaacgacctgaactcacaagtatgacctagggaatacgcgttgaatgcccaagaatcgaggcagaaacgcgatcccaaaagtcgaaaagtgacgacaagtctattgcgaatagtcgaatcgctttgggtagtcgatgtctaatagccgcagacaatccattactcgattttatgtgtttcgattctgagcccgcaactgctgactctgataattcgccgattttatgtgatttatgtgtttatgtgtttaaatgttatggagaattattcgatttttgctatcacctCGATCAACACCCACaactcgcattgctcttctatctcaacacgctaacaagtcgctgcaaatctAGACGAAATTACGCTACAATATACGCTTATAttatactcgacatgctatacgatcATACTATACTACCCGATACGCGACCgatatatacgaacgacacgcgagctttgaatgataggtttctgtattctgacagCCTCGGTGACTGAATGCGTATGTGCTTCTATGTttctgtgtttctgtgcttctgtgtttctatgatctacgtgcctatgtgcttatgtgcttctgtgactacgtgaatctgtggttatgtgcctatgtgtttatgtgatacgtgtttcgacgtgttcctaagctttaataagtagtagacgtgtgaggtgaaattcgatttgttgtgtctgagacctacgacaatgtccgttgcagaccatgtcgtcatctggacaccgaacccctcttacccgccaagagaagagagacaagcgtctcgctgctatcatcgccaagcaagtggcaaaagctgtgagcgaggtgtatgaaaacgtcagcaaatcgtctgaggagtcgcgaaccgatgctcctaaagatgctaacaagatCATTTTCAGTTTCAAACagtcaaggcatgcggaccaaaagagtttaccagagaagatggccctaccgccatgtttcaatggttcgattcggttgaagtcactctgcgccaaagcggctgtcctaaaaatctccgtaccctcaatgcgaccggtgtcttccagtcccgagctctagactggtggacggccgaacgaaacaaatgcgggaatgatgcagcttatgagctgacttgggaagagctgaaggctatcatgatggacgaattctgccctccccatgaacgccaaaagctggaggacgagttttggaacatcaagcagaaggacagagacaacgctgctttaactgctgcttagcattatctgtcccgatcaagtcaagactccagacatggccatcaagaagtacattcaaGCTCTACctgactgtgtagccgactttgttcatgccgctaagacatcatcaattgaggagacttacttgcttgccgccgagatcaatgacaagcgggtaaagtctggtttctgggataagccatccaagtctctgcatcaagctactactgcaccgACCGCCGACAcctccactgctcaaccatccaagtcatcacgtcgcaagaagaagcacaacaacagcagctccagcaacaagaactgtgccgtCACGACAACTGccgctcctctgcaagccgtaccggcttagcagcagtctcatcaccgaccagctccagtgactaatgcaccgccagcaaagcgtgcttacacaggtccccacccgctctgcccaacatgctcatatcatcatccagtgggaatcgcctgtcgtttctgcactcactgcaatctctacggtcatttcatTGCGAACTGTCGCTATTGTCCCCGAAACACCGCAGCTCCTACcaccgctcatcaagctctactcccagcccctcatgGCCAACCCGCAACTCaagcacccgcgatcaatgctcgagtctgctttgcatgtggtgatcctaaccattttgcaaacatgtgcccaaacagagtggtgaaacaagagccccaacagcagcagcagcagcctcagcagcggcaacaagcagcccgtgccagaaccttcaacatcaatgctcgtcaagcccaggctgacaacaacgtggttaatggtacgttccttgtgaatggtatttatgcctcatatttgtttgatactggagccgataactgctttgtgtcgtttgaattcgagaagctccttagtcgtaagcgctcttatctcccctcgtcattcgaagttgaagtcgctactggaagaactgtcgccgttaactctgttctccgtgattgtactctcgagctcaacaatcacatcttcccaatcgaccttattcctatgcaactcggaagtttcgacatcatagtaggcatggactttcttcgcgaaaaccgtgctgaagttgtgtgttttgataagatgattcgattctcgctcgctaacggtgatctattatgtgtgtacggtgaaacagcttcgaaaggtctcaaactcatgtcatgcatccaagctagtaagtatctccgcaaggaatacagagctttcttggccaacattgtagtagcggagaaggaaaagaaaaagaaggtcgAAGTTAAAGACGTTatagtggtccgtgaatttcctcaggtgttccctgatgatcttcctggactaccgccaagtcatgatatcgactttcgtatcgacctcattcctggagcgaATCCCGTAGCTAAAGCCCCTTATCggctcgcgccatccgaaatgcgggaaccctcgaaccaactccaggagttacttgaaaaaggctttattcacccgagcacttctccttggggcgcgccagtccttttcgttaaaaagaaggatgggtcgttcaggatgtgcatcgattatcgggagttgaataagctaaccgtcaagaaccgttaccctttgcctcgaatcgatgacttatttgatcagctgcaaggtgccaagtgtttctcgaagatcgatctacgttcaggctatcatcaactgcgcattcaagaggaagacatccccaaaaccgcttttcgtacttgatacggccattatgaattcgttgttatgccttttggtttaactaatgcacccgcggttttcatggatctgatgaatcgtgtgtgtaagccatttctagaccgtttcgtcatcatgttcatcgacgatgtcttgatctattctaagtcgaagaccgaacacgcgcaacatctacgtttggttctcgagctattCCAGGGGAAGAAACTCttcgccaagttctccaagtgcgaattctggctggaggaggttcagtttctaggtCACATCGTTaacagtcaaggtattcatgtcgatcccgcgaagattgaagcagttaagagctggattacgcctaagaactcgtccgaagttcgttcttttctcggactagcgggctattatcggcgatttatcaaaggattttctaagatcgttgtgccgcttactgctcttacttataaggacaagccttttgtttggggaactgaacaggAGTCTGCCTTTCaagccctcaagcatatgctttgcaatgctcctgtcctCACATTGCctgacggaaacaacgatttcattgtatattgtgatgcttccaaccttggtcttggttgtgttctcatgcaacgggacaaggttatagcttacgcatctcgtcagctcaaaatccacgagaagaactatacaacccatgatctcgagctaggcgcagttgtttttgcattgaagatttggcgacactacctgtatggtaccaagtgtacgatcttcaccgatcacaggagtttacaacacatcttcaatcagaaggaacttaacatgcgtcaacgccgataggtagaacttcttaacaattacgactgtgaaattcgttatcacccaggcaaggcaaatgttgttgccgacacgctcagcagacggagttatttgctcagtgtacacaatacccaagcccaacatgatctcgaaaccctcatccgcgaagcccagcatgcttgtttaatGAATGCACTTTAAAGAAAGAGAGgatttatcacgatggagctcagcttgtaagcaaagcaaatgggattttctattatctggatcaaatttggatccctaagcggaccgatttgctaaagattataatggacgaagcccac
Above is a window of Helianthus annuus cultivar XRQ/B chromosome 14, HanXRQr2.0-SUNRISE, whole genome shotgun sequence DNA encoding:
- the LOC110908508 gene encoding protein NPGR2, giving the protein MKIKEWIDRYRVKLRKMMMKCFYSGEQLERKEMNASSESLATRDFSASGYSSRPGEADPKVDNSNIEEAESSLRESGFLNYEEARALLGRLEYQKGNIEAALHVFEGIDIPAIIPKIKNSLSRRSEPPRRHSQSDTSPQMSVHAISLLFEAIFLKSKSLQALGRFKEAAESCRIILETIESALPDGFLDFSSYFKLQEIVNKSVELLPELWKLASDPQASILSYRRALLYHWNLDHNTRMNIEKEFAIFLLYSGCDASPPNLKSQMESSYAPKNNLEEAILLLLILLRKTVLGIIEWDPSIYYHLSFALSFSCDLTSLAHQIEEFPPAILERKERYNTLALCYYGEGEEIVSLNLLRSLFNNNKEKENHHSYAFEILLASKICGARSDLIEEGITYLRKLLTTFEGNCDEMISDAKFLLGVSLSAKSRTSSLDSERISTQMEALTALESAHKTMKHEDANVLYNLSLEYAENRKLDIALYHAKQLVKIEAGASVKGWILLARILSAQKQYSDAENIIDAALDETGKWDHGELLRTKAKLQIAQGDLKSAIETYTRLLAVLQVQNKSFGLHKKLSKKASDKERGLEMETWHDLANVYTSLSQWRDAEVCLLKSKAIDPHSASRWHATGLLHQAKGQREEALTLFEKALDVDPNHVPSLISTAIVLRELNDRSLPVAKSFITDALRLDRTNPRAWFNLGLVHKAGHGSSALEAAECFEAAIMLEESEPVEPFR